The following proteins come from a genomic window of Pseudomonadota bacterium:
- the fdxA gene encoding ferredoxin FdxA, with product MTFVVIDKCIKCKYTDCVEVCPVDCFYEGENMLVIDPDECIDCGVCEPECPIEAIKSDEELGAGEEKWLDLNAKFAASWPNITKAKEPLPDADDWSDKENKEDHLSTAPGTGDE from the coding sequence ATGACGTTTGTTGTGATTGATAAATGCATCAAATGTAAATATACAGATTGTGTTGAAGTGTGCCCTGTAGACTGTTTCTACGAGGGTGAAAACATGCTTGTGATTGACCCAGATGAGTGTATTGATTGTGGTGTATGTGAGCCTGAGTGCCCAATTGAAGCCATTAAATCTGATGAAGAGCTTGGTGCTGGGGAAGAGAAATGGCTAGACCTGAATGCTAAATTTGCAGCGAGCTGGCCAAACATTACCAAAGCTAAAGAGCCTCTACCTGATGCTGATGACTGGTCAGATAAGGAGAATAAAGAGGATCACCTAAGCACGGCGCCTGGAACAGGTGACGAATAA
- the pyk gene encoding pyruvate kinase, which produces MRQRQARILATIGPASSSKEMLKKLIEAGADGFRLNFSHGDHKIHKKTYQTIRGLENDLGRSIAILQDLQGPKIRLGEMAEPVTLEQGNTFILDSNEEAGHAERAHLPHPEILELLNEGHHIYINDGLVKLRVTEKLDCGSVKCTVLTTGVISSRKGVNLPDVDLPVRAMTEKDRKDLKFGLSLGVDWVAVSFVQKAEDVLEVKQIVDGQAGVMAKIEKPNAVNRIDDIIAVSDAIMVARGDLGVEVPLEEVPSIQKRLIRKCRERGKPVVVATQMLESMIKNASPTRAEVSDVANATYEGADTLMLSAETASGDHPVQAVETMDSIIQRVERSSAWRPLVDARGVNVQPVVQDAICNAAFEVANSLDTAAIVTFTESGTTSVRMSRQRPEAPILALTPYETVARRMALTWGLNTMVTRSPENDTQMSKAAARAVHEAGLAHRGSFAVLVAGVPFGITGTTNMVYVVPVDEESK; this is translated from the coding sequence ATGAGACAAAGACAAGCGCGTATTCTTGCAACCATCGGTCCAGCAAGCTCTTCAAAGGAAATGCTAAAGAAGCTGATTGAAGCTGGTGCAGACGGTTTCCGCCTTAACTTCAGTCACGGGGATCACAAGATTCACAAAAAAACTTACCAAACAATTCGTGGCCTAGAAAATGACCTTGGTCGCTCAATTGCGATTCTGCAAGACCTTCAAGGTCCTAAAATTCGCCTTGGTGAAATGGCAGAGCCTGTAACGCTTGAGCAAGGTAACACTTTTATTCTGGATAGCAATGAAGAGGCTGGTCACGCTGAGCGCGCGCACTTGCCGCACCCAGAAATTCTAGAGCTTCTTAACGAAGGTCACCACATTTACATTAATGATGGCCTTGTAAAGCTCCGCGTAACTGAAAAGCTCGATTGCGGTAGCGTAAAATGTACGGTTCTTACAACGGGTGTTATTAGCTCTCGTAAAGGGGTAAATCTTCCAGATGTTGACCTTCCAGTACGCGCAATGACTGAAAAAGACCGTAAAGATCTTAAGTTTGGTCTCTCTCTTGGTGTGGACTGGGTTGCTGTGTCTTTTGTTCAAAAGGCTGAAGACGTTCTTGAAGTGAAACAAATTGTAGACGGTCAAGCTGGTGTGATGGCGAAAATTGAAAAGCCAAACGCAGTGAACCGTATCGATGACATTATTGCGGTCAGTGACGCCATTATGGTGGCACGTGGTGACCTTGGTGTGGAAGTTCCACTGGAAGAAGTGCCGTCTATCCAAAAGCGTCTTATCCGTAAATGTCGTGAGCGTGGTAAGCCTGTTGTTGTCGCAACGCAGATGCTTGAGAGCATGATTAAGAATGCCTCTCCAACACGTGCAGAAGTTTCTGATGTCGCTAACGCAACATATGAAGGTGCAGATACACTGATGCTTTCTGCTGAAACAGCATCTGGTGACCACCCAGTACAAGCTGTAGAAACAATGGATAGCATTATTCAGCGTGTTGAGCGTTCAAGTGCTTGGCGCCCTCTGGTTGATGCACGTGGTGTTAACGTTCAGCCAGTTGTACAAGATGCGATCTGTAATGCAGCCTTTGAAGTGGCAAACTCACTTGATACAGCAGCAATTGTGACTTTCACAGAATCAGGGACAACATCTGTACGTATGTCTCGTCAGCGCCCTGAAGCGCCAATTCTTGCGCTCACACCGTATGAAACGGTGGCGCGCCGTATGGCTCTAACTTGGGGACTGAACACAATGGTCACAAGAAGTCCTGAGAATGACACGCAAATGTCTAAGGCAGCTGCGAGAGCTGTTCATGAAGCGGGCCTTGCGCACCGCGGTTCATTTGCTGTTCTTGTAGCAGGTGTACCATTCGGTATCACAGGTACAACTAACATGGTTTATGTGGTTCCTGTGGATGAGGAAAGTAAATAA
- the rnr gene encoding ribonuclease R: MNTPVQRKPKRRVTKITSEAVLEALGRAGTVISKRDLAKMIGIKGEAPRRDLKILLNNMAKNGQITMPNRNAISLPDLEDKTSTKGKPRIIEVIVAGLTDEGELYCNTANPKLQGRYPLIITDDSTLDVGDRAQVVLTETSKGEFSAKVVQKREKSGAHALVGIYEKRGKFATFSPISKEHQGLIFSLEGAPEDDLENGAVIKATPQPHQMGKRPIADFDELLGEKKSHLYSMAALNNHDIPHVFPEEVLEYTESLKAGLTEEEEKEREDLRHIPIVTIDGADAKDFDDAVWAERLDNGDFHVIVAIADVAHYVAEKSPLDMEAIKRGNSVYFPDMVVPMLPERLSNDLCSLRPLEDRPVMACHMTIGSDGKLKDYKFTRAIIHSHARLIYEQVQKALDGEFDEKTEPLKEELSNLVGVYRALSEAKRKRGAIDLDVPERQIVMNEGYVTEIKKRDRLDSHRLIEELMVTANVATAMALSKIGAPCLYRVHDEPSTEKKDNLQQALHQYGITFKPKSAGVVPKDFESVIRQIKQKDEAEMLMTVVLRSQMQASYDPQNIGHFGLALSHYAHFTSPIRRYSDLVVHRSLVKHLKLAGKGTYSLKQSELNKTAEHISITERQAQMAEWEVKDRLIADFYGDKVGTGFKGHITSVQKFGFFVSIEDGAAEGLVPARTLMDDFYVYHEKSLVLAGERSGRSFKIGEEVELQLTESNVVTGKLTFVLAEFADQQKPRGERPQYGKGKKSFGDKAFKKKEGFRKKDGKKPFSKNRKRAK, encoded by the coding sequence ATGAATACGCCTGTGCAAAGAAAGCCTAAACGTCGCGTCACGAAAATCACTTCGGAAGCGGTACTCGAAGCTCTAGGGCGCGCAGGCACTGTCATCTCTAAGCGAGACCTTGCCAAAATGATTGGTATTAAAGGTGAAGCGCCACGTAGAGATCTTAAAATTCTACTCAATAACATGGCTAAAAATGGCCAGATCACAATGCCAAACCGTAATGCGATCTCCCTACCTGATTTAGAAGATAAAACGTCTACTAAAGGCAAGCCTCGTATTATTGAAGTGATTGTGGCCGGCCTCACAGATGAGGGCGAACTGTACTGCAATACAGCAAACCCTAAACTTCAGGGCCGTTACCCCCTCATCATTACAGACGACAGCACTCTAGATGTAGGTGACCGTGCACAAGTGGTTCTCACTGAAACATCTAAAGGTGAGTTTAGTGCTAAAGTTGTTCAAAAGCGTGAAAAGAGCGGTGCACATGCACTGGTTGGTATCTATGAAAAACGCGGAAAATTTGCAACGTTCAGCCCAATTAGCAAAGAGCACCAAGGCCTTATTTTCTCACTTGAAGGCGCACCAGAAGATGATCTCGAAAATGGTGCCGTGATTAAAGCAACGCCTCAGCCTCACCAAATGGGCAAGCGCCCTATTGCGGATTTTGACGAACTTCTTGGTGAGAAAAAATCTCATCTTTACAGTATGGCTGCGCTTAATAACCATGACATTCCGCATGTGTTCCCAGAAGAAGTGTTGGAATATACAGAAAGCCTGAAAGCAGGCCTTACAGAAGAAGAAGAGAAAGAGCGCGAAGACCTACGTCACATTCCAATTGTGACCATTGACGGTGCCGACGCCAAAGATTTTGACGATGCCGTATGGGCAGAGAGGCTTGATAACGGTGATTTCCATGTCATTGTTGCCATTGCCGATGTTGCTCACTACGTGGCTGAAAAAAGCCCGCTCGACATGGAAGCCATTAAACGTGGTAACTCGGTTTACTTCCCAGATATGGTTGTACCAATGCTGCCTGAGCGCTTGAGTAATGACCTTTGCTCACTTCGCCCACTTGAGGATCGTCCTGTTATGGCTTGCCATATGACAATTGGTAGTGATGGTAAACTGAAAGATTACAAATTTACACGCGCGATTATCCACTCACATGCACGCCTGATTTACGAGCAAGTGCAAAAAGCCCTCGATGGTGAGTTTGATGAAAAGACAGAGCCACTGAAAGAAGAACTTTCTAACCTTGTTGGTGTTTACCGTGCCCTGTCTGAGGCTAAGCGCAAACGTGGTGCGATTGATCTAGATGTTCCTGAACGCCAAATTGTGATGAATGAAGGCTATGTTACGGAAATTAAAAAGCGAGACAGGCTTGATAGTCACCGATTAATTGAAGAGCTTATGGTGACAGCCAATGTTGCGACAGCCATGGCGCTCAGCAAAATTGGTGCACCTTGCCTATACCGTGTTCACGATGAGCCAAGCACAGAGAAGAAAGACAATCTGCAACAAGCGCTTCATCAGTACGGCATTACATTTAAACCAAAAAGCGCTGGCGTTGTTCCGAAAGACTTTGAAAGCGTGATTCGTCAAATTAAGCAAAAAGATGAAGCCGAAATGCTGATGACTGTGGTGCTCCGCAGCCAAATGCAAGCAAGCTATGACCCGCAAAACATTGGTCACTTTGGCCTTGCGCTCAGCCATTACGCACACTTCACATCACCGATTCGTCGTTATAGTGACCTTGTGGTACACCGTAGCCTTGTGAAGCATTTAAAACTGGCAGGTAAGGGTACATACTCGCTTAAACAGTCAGAACTCAACAAAACAGCTGAACACATTAGTATTACTGAGCGCCAAGCCCAAATGGCAGAATGGGAAGTGAAAGACCGCCTAATTGCTGACTTTTATGGTGATAAAGTTGGAACTGGCTTTAAAGGGCACATTACCTCTGTTCAGAAATTTGGCTTCTTTGTGAGTATTGAAGATGGAGCTGCAGAAGGCCTTGTCCCTGCGCGTACGCTTATGGATGACTTTTATGTTTACCATGAAAAATCACTCGTACTTGCTGGTGAACGCTCTGGACGCAGCTTTAAAATTGGTGAAGAAGTCGAGCTTCAGCTCACTGAAAGTAATGTGGTAACAGGTAAACTGACCTTTGTTCTTGCAGAGTTTGCAGACCAACAAAAGCCAAGAGGCGAGCGTCCACAGTATGGCAAAGGCAAGAAAAGCTTTGGCGATAAAGCCTTTAAAAAGAAAGAAGGCTTCCGCAAGAAAGACGGCAAAAAACCATTCTCTAAAAACAGAAAAAGAGCCAAATAG
- a CDS encoding CpsD/CapB family tyrosine-protein kinase — MATETKKPAAKKKTTTKTVAAKKSPAKKAPAKKPAAKKVATARKAAPKAAAPKIEAAIDNSSLRPTSFTEISRVHKSAMTAGRSSMVVTATRHGEGTTVLAHMLALRSAESGKKTLLIDLNMRNSFLTSLMGKTPTNWGLAGRTQDDTLEDLVHATEEHPNLHFMGAPSDDMSVKFLRDIQRARFFFDVLERQFDHIVVDTTPVTALNRFNVDSAMLGGAATRTALVILSGKTPLDAIKKSVKILQDAGANLDGVVMNDWQNPSWKERLFKFIRPLQDRTPGLYNWLQHKIIHSKELDY, encoded by the coding sequence ATGGCAACAGAGACTAAGAAACCAGCAGCTAAAAAGAAAACAACAACCAAAACAGTGGCTGCAAAGAAATCACCTGCGAAAAAGGCTCCAGCGAAAAAGCCTGCTGCAAAGAAAGTAGCAACGGCACGCAAAGCTGCCCCTAAAGCAGCTGCACCAAAAATTGAAGCAGCGATTGATAACTCAAGCCTGCGCCCAACATCCTTTACTGAAATTAGCCGTGTGCATAAATCAGCTATGACAGCAGGTCGTAGCAGCATGGTTGTCACAGCAACGCGCCACGGTGAAGGCACAACAGTTCTTGCTCACATGCTTGCACTTCGCTCAGCTGAGTCAGGCAAAAAGACCCTTCTGATTGACCTCAACATGCGTAACAGCTTCCTCACGTCCCTTATGGGTAAAACGCCAACAAACTGGGGACTTGCAGGTCGCACGCAAGACGATACGCTGGAAGACCTTGTACATGCCACAGAAGAGCACCCGAACCTACACTTTATGGGCGCTCCGTCTGATGACATGAGTGTAAAATTCCTACGTGATATTCAACGCGCACGATTCTTCTTTGACGTGCTTGAGCGTCAATTTGATCACATTGTAGTGGATACCACGCCTGTAACAGCCCTGAACCGCTTTAACGTAGATAGTGCAATGCTTGGTGGTGCTGCAACACGTACCGCACTCGTGATCCTTTCTGGCAAAACACCGCTAGATGCTATTAAGAAGAGTGTGAAGATTCTTCAAGATGCAGGCGCCAACCTAGACGGCGTAGTCATGAATGACTGGCAAAACCCATCTTGGAAAGAGCGCCTATTTAAGTTTATTCGCCCACTACAAGATAGAACACCAGGACTATACAACTGGCTACAACACAAGATTATTCATAGCAAAGAGCTTGATTATTAA